A window of Helicobacter pylori genomic DNA:
ATTCCCTTGCGCTGAAGAAGTGAAGATCAAATACGGCGATCTTTCTTTTGAAAGCGAAGGAGAAACGCTCTCTCAAAATGTCCAAATCCCCACCACTGGATCAGATGGCAATGAAAACCATATCGTGCCGCTTAGTGAAATCCAATCCATCATGAGGGAAAGAGCATTAGAAACTTTTAAGATTATCCACAGGAGCATTCAAGACAGCGGCTTAGAAGAGCATTTAGGCGGAGGCGTTGTTTTAACCGGCGGAATGGCTTTAATGAAAGGGATCAAAGAATTAGCCAAAATCCATTTCACTAATTATCCTGTGCGTTTGGCAACCCCTATGGAAAAATACAATATCATGGGCATGTTTGAAGATTTGAAAGACCCTCGCTTTTCAGTCGTGGTCGGCTTGATTTTATACAAAGCAGGGGGGCATACCAATTATGAAAGAGATTCTAAAGGGATTATCCGCTATCATGAAAGCGATGATTATATGAGAAAACCCCATCAATCAATCTCCACCCCCCATATCCATTCATCGCCCACAGAAAGGAATTTGAGCGATTTAAAAGCCCCTAGCGTTCCTTTAAGCACCGCTAAAAATGACGACTTCTTGCCTATAAAACCCATTGAGCAAAAAGGTTTTTTTAAAAGTTTTCTTGATAAGATTTCTAAAATCTTTTAAAGCATAGCGGTTTCTTATGCGATAAAAACGCCTTGATAGTTATCAAAAGCTAGAAAATATGGTATAATCCCCTAACTATCTATCAAAGTTTAGATTTGCAAAAATCGTATCTCAAGGGGAAAGTGGCTATGGTTCATCAATCAGAGATGGAAAATTATAATATCGGTCAAGCAGATATTGAAGAAGTAAGCGATCCAGCTTATAAAGGGGCTAAGATTGTCGTCATCGGTGTTGGAGGTGGGGGATCTAACATGATCAAACACTTGGTTGAATACGGCGTGCATCAAGATGTTACCCCCATTGCAACAAACACTGATGGCCAACACCTCAAAAACAATCCCGCTCCGGTTAAAATCCTTTTAGGCAAAGAATCTACTGGAGGTTTAGGCGCTGGAGGGATTCCTGATGTGGGTAAAAAAGCCGCTGAAGAAAGCGCTAATGAAATTAGAGAAGCGATCAAAGACGCCAAATTGGTCATTGTTTCTACAGGACTTGGAGGAGGGACTGGGACTGGAGCCACCCCTACCATTGTCAAAATTGCAAAAGAAGTGGGAGCGCTCACGATCGCTATCGTTACCAAGCCTTTCAAATACGAAGGGTCTCAAAAAAGCAAGAAAGCCGAAGAGGGATTGAAGGAATTGGAGCAATCTAGCGATTCTATTTTGGTTATCCCTAATGATAAAGTTCTTTTGACAATGAAAAAAAACGCCAGCATTAAAGAATGCTACAAGGAAGTTGATGATGTCTTAGTTAGGGCTGTGAGCGGTATTTCTACCATTATCACTAAACCTGGGGATATTAATGTTGATTTTTCCGATTTAAAAAGTGCTCTTGGCTTTAAAGGGTTTGCGCTAATGGGTATTGGTGAAGCCACTGGCGAAGAGTCTGCTAAATTAGCGGTGGAAAATGCGATCCAATCGCCTCTCCTTGATGACGCTTCTATTGATGGGGCTAAGAGTATTATTGTCTTTTTTGAGCACCACCCTGATTACCCTATGCATGCTTATTCTCAAGCTTGCGAGTCCATTCAAGAACGAGCCAATCAAGATGTTGATGTTAAGTTTGGTCAACACACTAGCGAAAATATCCCTCTTGATCATGTGCGTGTTACTATCATTGCAACCGGTGCTGAAAGAAACAACAATGGAGCGAGTTTAGAGTCTATCGCTACGCCTTCTCAACCTGTAGTGAAGCCAACAAGAAAAGTGGGTAATGGCGAGTATTTGAGAATCCCTACTGAAGAAGAGCTATCCACACCCACAGCCATAAGAATCCAACGAGATTAATTGTAACCCTTGCTTTTGCCCCTTGTTTTTGTGGGGCCCTAGTAAATGAGCGGTTTGTTAGTCTCGCTTTCATTGAACATTAATGATAAAGAACTTAAAAAATATTGGAAAATATTTTTTAAAATACAA
This region includes:
- the ftsZ gene encoding cell division protein FtsZ; the encoded protein is MVHQSEMENYNIGQADIEEVSDPAYKGAKIVVIGVGGGGSNMIKHLVEYGVHQDVTPIATNTDGQHLKNNPAPVKILLGKESTGGLGAGGIPDVGKKAAEESANEIREAIKDAKLVIVSTGLGGGTGTGATPTIVKIAKEVGALTIAIVTKPFKYEGSQKSKKAEEGLKELEQSSDSILVIPNDKVLLTMKKNASIKECYKEVDDVLVRAVSGISTIITKPGDINVDFSDLKSALGFKGFALMGIGEATGEESAKLAVENAIQSPLLDDASIDGAKSIIVFFEHHPDYPMHAYSQACESIQERANQDVDVKFGQHTSENIPLDHVRVTIIATGAERNNNGASLESIATPSQPVVKPTRKVGNGEYLRIPTEEELSTPTAIRIQRD